The DNA segment TCTGGGTGTTGACCGTCAGGTCCAGGGCCTCCCGCGGCCCCTCGAAACAGAGGGACGCCACATCAAAGCCGAGGATATCCCGAGCCCGGTCGAAGACGGCGCGGGCAGCGGAGAACTCGCTGTACAGATCACTTCCCATTCCTACGTACTGCGAGCCCTGTCCGGGGAAAACCAGTCCCAGTCGGAACATGGACGGCCCTCTCATGAACGGCCGGCTCGGACTACGACAGTTTTTCCGCCGGCACGACCTCGCGGCCCTTGTAGGTTCCGCAGTTGGGGCAAACGCGGTGGGGAAGCTTCGGCTCACCGCACTGGGGGCAGGCGGAGCCCAGGGTCGGGGTCAGGAAATCGTGGGATCTCCGTTTGTTCCGGCGGGTCTTGGAATGTCTTTTGACTGGGTTTGGCATGACCGATGTTCCTCGTTTTCAAGAATTTTTCAGCTTCAGTTTTTTCAGAACGGCGAGGCGCTCGTCGCCCCCGCGGGGGGGACATGTACAGGCATCGCGGTTCAGGTTGGCCCCGCAGGATCCGCAAAGCCCCCGGCAGTCGTCCCGGCAGAGCATCTTCATCGGAACCTGCAGCA comes from the Syntrophaceae bacterium genome and includes:
- the rpmF gene encoding 50S ribosomal protein L32, whose protein sequence is MPNPVKRHSKTRRNKRRSHDFLTPTLGSACPQCGEPKLPHRVCPNCGTYKGREVVPAEKLS